A single genomic interval of Hyphomicrobium methylovorum harbors:
- a CDS encoding TPM domain-containing protein: protein MSFIDQNDAERISRAITDAERGTSGEIVAVIADKSSHYHHVPFMWAALIALIVPWPLIHFTWMQVQWIYLIQLIVFLALLALTWHPLVRLGLVPKSVANANVRRRAAEQFLAQSLHTTTGRTGVLVFVSVAEQRVEIIADSGIASQVPSEIWQHIVDDLTAEIAAGRAVDGFVHAIEQLGALLAKHFPPGSRDPNELPDHLIVLQI, encoded by the coding sequence ATGAGCTTCATCGACCAGAACGACGCCGAACGCATTTCGCGCGCAATCACCGACGCTGAACGCGGCACGTCAGGAGAGATCGTCGCCGTCATCGCCGACAAGAGCAGCCATTACCATCACGTGCCATTCATGTGGGCCGCACTCATCGCGCTCATCGTTCCCTGGCCGCTGATCCACTTCACGTGGATGCAGGTCCAGTGGATCTATCTCATCCAGCTTATCGTTTTCCTCGCCTTGCTCGCGCTCACCTGGCATCCGCTCGTTCGCCTCGGACTCGTCCCAAAGTCCGTTGCCAACGCAAACGTTCGCCGCCGCGCGGCGGAGCAATTCCTCGCCCAGAGCCTTCACACGACGACGGGCCGGACTGGCGTTCTTGTTTTCGTTTCGGTCGCCGAACAGCGCGTCGAAATCATTGCCGACAGCGGCATCGCCAGTCAGGTACCAAGCGAGATTTGGCAACACATCGTCGACGACTTGACGGCGGAAATCGCGGCGGGCCGTGCCGTCGACGGTTTCGTGCATGCAATCGAGCAACTCGGCGCGCTGCTGGCGAAACACTTCCCGCCGGGCAGTCGCGATCCCAATGAACTGCCGGATCATCTCATCGTTTTACAAATCTGA
- a CDS encoding TPM domain-containing protein, translated as MTDAADAARSLASASHRRGVRTLAFVLMSALAAAVLALSVFGALAAPTYPELAGRITDQAGLLSPEDKAAIEAELASLEATSTDQLAVVTVKSLEGYPIEDYGIGLARKWGIGQKGKDNGVLLIVAPNDRKVRIEVGRRLEPMMTDTMSSLIIYNAILPKFRRGDFAGGIKDGVRDIKSVLLGDADEVKRRAQGARSPNDDPTAMLHLLVFFLIFALIVWVNYRNSRAMGAGGMQDPRRRRGGMVVIPGSGNWGGGWSGGGGGGGWSGGGGGFGGGGASGGW; from the coding sequence ATGACTGATGCAGCAGATGCCGCTCGGTCTTTGGCATCAGCCTCGCATCGCCGCGGCGTTCGAACATTGGCATTCGTGCTGATGTCTGCGCTCGCCGCGGCGGTCTTGGCCCTCAGTGTATTTGGCGCACTCGCCGCGCCAACCTATCCGGAACTCGCCGGACGCATCACAGATCAAGCGGGCCTTCTCTCACCCGAAGACAAGGCCGCCATCGAGGCCGAACTCGCCTCGCTCGAAGCCACGTCAACCGATCAGCTTGCCGTCGTCACCGTGAAGTCCCTCGAAGGATACCCGATCGAGGACTACGGCATCGGTCTCGCGCGCAAATGGGGCATCGGCCAGAAGGGCAAAGACAACGGCGTTCTGCTGATCGTCGCGCCGAACGACCGCAAAGTCAGGATCGAGGTTGGCCGCCGCCTCGAACCGATGATGACCGACACGATGTCCTCGCTCATCATTTACAATGCAATCCTGCCGAAGTTCCGCCGCGGCGATTTCGCGGGCGGCATCAAGGATGGCGTGCGCGACATCAAATCGGTTCTCTTAGGCGACGCGGACGAAGTGAAGCGACGCGCGCAAGGCGCGCGTTCGCCGAATGACGATCCAACCGCCATGCTTCACCTGCTCGTCTTCTTTCTGATCTTCGCGCTGATTGTTTGGGTCAACTATCGCAACTCGCGTGCGATGGGTGCTGGCGGCATGCAGGACCCCCGAAGACGCCGCGGCGGGATGGTCGTCATCCCAGGATCCGGAAACTGGGGCGGAGGCTGGTCTGGCGGCGGAGGCGGCGGCGGATGGTCCGGAGGTGGTGGCGGCTTTGGAGGCGGCGGCGCGTCCGGCGGTTGGTAG